In Bacillus horti, the following are encoded in one genomic region:
- a CDS encoding S-layer homology domain-containing protein encodes MTPNFESFDKNESGLHYLDINVTLEEKGHVLSGILNGSTTLIEGSDYLRVGNTVTINKEYLTTLPIGQVVLTFDFGVDTQLPLTIDISNSTPIPGAPYLQPAIASDEQVSLTWIPVDDATSYKIYQSLSPTMNGTEVGTVVGSVYDYTATGLVNGTTYYFTVRGENVQGESPASNIVSATPFTIPGAPTNVVAVPSNRQATITFDAPAFDGGSPITDYEVTVYPEGHSIIRASSPIVVMGLTNGEAYTFTVKANNAAGSSVESAASDSITPSAPPSGGGSTPLPPIDPEPQPLRGVDVRIDGKLAAAGTVSVSQSKREGRTVLVVALNQDNLAKQVASMELGGVLEVHASRQVDEVYVELSRTQLEFLREKQVLLELQAIKGTYRLPIEAIDIQRALADTEKPVTLQEFKVRIGVGEPREAVLNLAESVAETNGFTLLSDPVDFTVEAYHGDTQLEVLPFDRYVERLIQLPESRTPPQMTTAIVLEKGGTVRHVPTKVESEDGQEYAVASSLTNSTYALISHSLTFEDVQAQWAKEAVNDLGARLIVQGDSRGLFYPREDITRAEFAEILINSLGLKLNSVQVSPYPDVMSSAWYNDVIQTAYEYNLINGFEDGTFRPADKLTREQAMKIFSSAMKLTGLKDKLSAQIEEELLTPFSDANEAGQWALSGIADSLQAGIVTGRDRKTLAPKAFITRAEVAVMVQRLLRESGLIN; translated from the coding sequence ATTACGCCTAACTTCGAATCCTTCGATAAGAATGAGTCAGGATTACATTATCTGGATATTAATGTGACCTTGGAGGAAAAGGGCCATGTCCTATCCGGGATTCTGAACGGTTCCACAACATTAATCGAAGGAAGCGATTATCTGCGAGTGGGAAATACGGTCACGATCAATAAGGAATATTTAACAACATTGCCGATCGGACAGGTCGTATTAACATTTGATTTTGGTGTAGATACTCAGTTGCCTTTGACAATAGACATTAGTAACTCGACCCCAATACCTGGCGCTCCATATTTGCAGCCTGCTATTGCTAGTGATGAGCAGGTTAGTTTGACATGGATCCCTGTAGATGATGCTACTAGCTATAAAATCTATCAAAGCCTGAGTCCTACTATGAATGGAACGGAAGTAGGAACGGTAGTCGGGTCAGTATACGATTATACGGCTACTGGTTTGGTAAATGGGACGACCTACTATTTTACGGTTAGGGGAGAGAATGTCCAAGGAGAAAGTCCTGCCTCCAATATCGTAAGTGCAACTCCGTTTACGATACCAGGAGCGCCAACGAACGTTGTGGCTGTGCCAAGTAATCGTCAAGCGACAATCACCTTCGACGCACCGGCGTTTGACGGAGGCAGTCCCATAACAGATTATGAGGTCACCGTATATCCTGAGGGGCATAGCATAATCCGAGCTAGCAGCCCGATTGTTGTTATGGGTCTGACGAACGGTGAGGCGTATACGTTTACGGTAAAAGCAAACAATGCCGCAGGCAGCAGTGTAGAGTCGGCGGCTTCCGATAGTATAACGCCGAGTGCGCCACCAAGTGGCGGGGGCAGTACACCACTACCACCGATTGATCCAGAGCCACAACCATTAAGAGGAGTGGATGTGAGGATAGATGGGAAGCTGGCTGCCGCAGGCACCGTTTCTGTATCCCAATCGAAACGAGAGGGGCGCACCGTACTAGTGGTCGCTCTGAATCAGGACAATCTTGCGAAGCAGGTGGCAAGTATGGAGTTAGGAGGGGTGCTCGAGGTTCATGCTAGTCGCCAAGTCGACGAGGTGTATGTGGAGCTAAGCAGAACACAGCTTGAATTCTTAAGAGAAAAGCAAGTTTTACTCGAGCTTCAAGCGATTAAAGGCACCTATCGATTGCCAATTGAAGCGATTGATATCCAACGTGCTTTGGCTGATACTGAAAAACCAGTCACGCTACAAGAGTTTAAGGTGCGTATCGGGGTGGGGGAACCGAGGGAAGCTGTGCTGAATCTTGCTGAAAGTGTAGCAGAGACAAACGGCTTCACGCTTCTCTCAGACCCAGTGGACTTCACTGTGGAAGCCTACCATGGAGATACCCAGCTGGAAGTGTTGCCGTTTGATCGTTATGTCGAAAGACTAATCCAACTTCCAGAGAGTCGCACGCCGCCCCAAATGACAACAGCTATCGTTCTGGAGAAGGGTGGAACGGTTAGACATGTGCCCACGAAGGTGGAGTCGGAAGACGGTCAGGAATATGCAGTCGCAAGTAGCTTAACGAACAGTACGTATGCCTTGATTTCTCATTCACTAACGTTTGAGGACGTACAGGCACAATGGGCAAAAGAAGCAGTAAATGATTTAGGAGCAAGACTTATTGTCCAAGGAGACAGTAGGGGCTTATTTTATCCTAGAGAAGATATCACCCGTGCTGAGTTTGCTGAGATTCTCATAAATAGCTTGGGTTTGAAGCTTAATAGTGTGCAGGTTTCTCCTTATCCTGATGTGATGTCGTCTGCGTGGTACAACGATGTGATACAAACGGCATACGAGTATAACCTTATTAATGGTTTTGAGGACGGTACTTTTCGCCCAGCGGATAAGCTGACAAGGGAGCAGGCGATGAAGATTTTCTCGAGTGCGATGAAGCTGACTGGGTTGAAGGACAAACTTTCTGCGCAAATAGAGGAGGAACTTTTGACTCCATTTTCTGACGCTAATGAAGCGGGGCAATGGGCGCTAAGCGGTATAGCGGATAGCCTTCAAGCTGGCATTGTTACTGGACGAGACAGAAAGACACTTGCCCCTAAGGCATTCATCACGCGTGCAGAAGTCGCAGTTATGGTCCAAAGGCTATTAAGGGAGTCAGGATTAATAAATTAA
- a CDS encoding DoxX family membrane protein — protein MARGKEIIIPENPVSRFLFSNTNSAWIWLIVRLYLGYAWITAGWKKVTGPAWTGENAGAAVQGFVSGALEKEEVASWYAAFLQNAVLPNAKVFSFMVAYGELLVGLGLILGLLTGIAAFFGGVMNVSFLFAGTLSTNPLLFVLATWLVLAWKVAGYYGLDRWALPLLGTPWQRKVTNTKSDLN, from the coding sequence ATGGCTAGAGGTAAGGAAATTATCATTCCTGAGAATCCCGTTTCGAGATTTCTATTCTCAAACACTAATTCAGCTTGGATTTGGCTTATTGTTCGCCTGTATTTAGGATACGCTTGGATTACGGCTGGATGGAAAAAGGTGACCGGCCCTGCCTGGACCGGTGAAAATGCTGGAGCTGCGGTTCAAGGCTTCGTTTCAGGAGCACTAGAGAAGGAAGAGGTTGCTTCGTGGTACGCCGCATTTTTACAAAACGCTGTATTACCAAATGCTAAGGTTTTCTCTTTTATGGTGGCTTATGGAGAATTATTGGTTGGTCTAGGACTTATTCTTGGTTTACTAACAGGGATTGCTGCTTTCTTTGGCGGAGTGATGAACGTCAGCTTTTTGTTTGCTGGTACGTTGAGTACCAATCCTTTACTTTTCGTGTTGGCTACTTGGCTCGTGTTAGCTTGGAAGGTAGCTGGCTATTACGGCTTAGATCGTTGGGCGTTGCCTTTATTGGGGACACCGTGGCAGAGAAAAGTTACCAATACAAAATCTGATTTAAATTAA
- a CDS encoding small multi-drug export protein — MLQELQEFYFNLLPALEGNLFLQLVGIFVLSLIPFFESYGAIPMGLVLGFPAIPIILTAIGGNLVSVMAFIWVINKLRAKVVKKKTDKEPSKRAIRARRYFEKYGVPGVSLAGILLGYHLSAGIALAAGANKSYVSLWITIAIALWSIVIGVLFGYGIGFLY; from the coding sequence ATGTTGCAAGAGTTACAAGAGTTTTATTTTAACCTACTACCGGCTTTGGAAGGGAACTTATTTTTACAATTAGTGGGGATCTTTGTTCTTTCACTAATCCCGTTTTTTGAGTCCTACGGTGCCATACCCATGGGGTTAGTTTTAGGCTTTCCGGCTATACCTATAATTTTGACAGCTATAGGGGGTAACTTAGTTTCTGTCATGGCATTTATTTGGGTAATCAATAAATTACGTGCAAAGGTAGTGAAAAAGAAGACGGATAAAGAGCCAAGCAAACGCGCAATAAGAGCAAGACGATACTTCGAAAAATATGGTGTTCCAGGGGTCTCTTTGGCAGGTATCTTATTGGGATATCACCTTTCAGCTGGTATTGCATTAGCAGCCGGTGCTAATAAGAGTTATGTAAGCTTGTGGATAACCATTGCTATTGCTTTGTGGTCTATCGTTATTGGAGTTCTGTTTGGTTATGGAATAGGTTTTTTATACTAA
- a CDS encoding DUF6440 family protein has translation MSKDIRFEVEHPAAQGGTIANVITDKETGVQYLLAIFLVRGLQSWLMRRGNL, from the coding sequence ATGTCAAAAGATATCCGATTTGAGGTAGAACACCCGGCTGCCCAAGGTGGAACAATTGCCAATGTTATTACTGATAAAGAAACTGGAGTACAATATTTGTTAGCTATCTTTCTGGTTCGGGGCTTACAGTCTTGGTTGATGCGGAGGGGAAACCTTTAA
- a CDS encoding helix-turn-helix transcriptional regulator, giving the protein MENELILKNHLKEVRTEKNLSQAQLAKLVGVSRNTISSIETGQFNPTAKLALILCIALDKKFEELFYF; this is encoded by the coding sequence ATGGAAAATGAATTGATCCTGAAAAATCACCTGAAAGAAGTACGGACTGAAAAGAATCTATCCCAAGCACAGCTTGCAAAATTAGTCGGTGTTTCTCGGAATACCATTAGTTCGATTGAAACAGGACAATTTAATCCAACAGCAAAGCTAGCCTTAATCCTTTGCATTGCTTTGGATAAGAAGTTTGAGGAACTATTCTATTTTTGA
- a CDS encoding DUF6442 family protein: MGGILINKDEILSKSRKENKDRDLYEIEVQLHAGSIGSTTGIILATLLFVTQILIGEGFDFGLYAVIISISAAGFIFKAFRMRRKRDIVLATIYGLATIILTVAHILKLIKDYGMIG, encoded by the coding sequence TTGGGAGGGATTCTTATTAACAAAGATGAAATCTTGTCAAAAAGTAGAAAGGAAAATAAGGATCGAGATTTATACGAAATAGAAGTTCAGCTACATGCAGGAAGTATTGGCTCTACTACAGGGATTATTTTAGCCACCCTCTTATTTGTGACACAAATCCTAATTGGAGAGGGCTTTGATTTTGGCCTATATGCCGTTATCATTTCTATTTCCGCCGCTGGTTTCATCTTTAAAGCGTTCCGTATGAGACGTAAACGCGATATTGTCCTTGCAACGATTTATGGACTTGCGACGATCATTTTAACAGTCGCCCATATTTTAAAGCTAATTAAAGATTATGGAATGATAGGGTGA
- a CDS encoding acetamidase/formamidase family protein, which yields MSTLSYDSGIIYEFNKENPYTKEVSSGTTLTIQTYDCFQNQIQTPETEVSAIDWDKINPATGPIYIREAKPGDILKVKIEKIDIGDQGVMVVGPNLGVMGHCIEKMESKTLPIQEDKILFDTIELPLNKMIGVIGVAPDGEGVNCGTPGAHGGNMDNKLITEGATLYFPVFVEGALFALGDLHAAMGDGEVSVSGVEVAGEVTVTLEVVKGDLLKQPMLENEYSFVQIASASTLDEATKIATTEMIDRIVAKSKRSLSEITMLMSAVGQAEICQIVDPLMTARFVVPKWLLKQLDISLINE from the coding sequence ATGAGCACTTTATCCTATGATTCAGGAATTATCTATGAGTTCAACAAAGAGAATCCCTATACAAAAGAAGTGTCATCAGGAACTACCTTGACTATTCAGACCTATGATTGCTTTCAAAATCAGATCCAAACTCCAGAAACTGAAGTGAGTGCAATTGATTGGGATAAGATCAATCCAGCTACCGGGCCTATTTATATTAGGGAAGCGAAGCCCGGGGATATTTTGAAAGTGAAAATAGAGAAGATTGATATTGGAGATCAAGGTGTGATGGTCGTAGGACCAAACTTGGGTGTAATGGGGCACTGCATAGAAAAAATGGAATCTAAAACCCTACCCATTCAAGAAGACAAGATTCTCTTCGACACGATTGAGCTTCCACTAAATAAAATGATTGGAGTCATTGGTGTTGCTCCTGATGGAGAAGGTGTGAATTGTGGTACTCCAGGTGCACATGGTGGAAATATGGATAATAAATTGATTACGGAGGGAGCTACTTTATATTTCCCTGTTTTTGTTGAAGGTGCTCTGTTTGCTCTGGGTGACCTTCATGCTGCTATGGGCGATGGTGAAGTAAGTGTATCGGGAGTAGAAGTAGCAGGTGAAGTGACGGTGACCTTGGAAGTTGTTAAGGGTGATTTATTGAAGCAACCGATGCTAGAGAACGAGTATTCTTTTGTTCAAATTGCTTCTGCTAGTACGCTGGATGAGGCTACGAAGATAGCAACGACAGAGATGATTGATAGGATTGTGGCAAAGTCTAAGCGTTCCTTGAGTGAGATCACAATGCTGATGAGTGCAGTGGGACAAGCAGAGATATGTCAGATTGTTGATCCTCTTATGACGGCAAGGTTTGTTGTTCCTAAATGGTTACTTAAGCAGTTGGATATATCATTAATTAATGAATAA
- a CDS encoding sensor histidine kinase, whose product MNLEKKLGLHYFKFVIGIVVQGIILYIFLFILYAIITRLPFMHWFFEIDLAEALILAFLGFVPPILVFILIAGLIFGRRMSSPIFYHLKWIDHLAAGNYTAPEVNEYANRKNMRFFTLYQELTEKMELLTTRLQQNDVERKELEKMRKEWTSGVTHDLKTPLSYIQGYSTMLLSEKHTWSPEEQTHFLKIMREKAAHMQHLIDDLSDSLQFEQGSVPLDKESIDIVAFLHRLVEDIKQQPNALHHQFDVSSDKESFMYSFDSYLLKRALTNFLMNAVIHNETKTNITVSLTCELKAIHITIADDGIGMSESQIEHLFERYFRGTATDIPTAGTGLGMAIAKQFIVAHQGKIKVDSTLGEGTSIQVTLPLVN is encoded by the coding sequence ATGAATCTTGAAAAAAAGCTGGGCCTACACTATTTCAAATTTGTAATAGGTATCGTTGTCCAGGGTATTATCCTTTATATATTTCTCTTTATTCTCTATGCTATCATTACTCGTCTTCCTTTTATGCACTGGTTTTTTGAGATCGATTTAGCTGAGGCCTTAATCTTGGCTTTCTTAGGATTTGTCCCCCCTATTTTAGTCTTTATTTTGATTGCAGGACTAATATTTGGACGAAGAATGAGCTCTCCTATTTTTTATCACTTAAAATGGATTGATCATTTAGCTGCAGGAAACTACACCGCTCCAGAAGTAAATGAATATGCCAACCGTAAAAATATGCGCTTCTTTACTTTATATCAAGAGCTAACCGAGAAGATGGAACTGTTAACTACTCGGCTTCAGCAGAATGATGTGGAACGTAAGGAACTCGAAAAAATGCGCAAGGAATGGACTTCAGGGGTCACACATGACCTAAAGACCCCCTTATCTTATATCCAAGGCTATTCGACGATGCTACTTTCAGAAAAGCATACCTGGTCACCGGAAGAACAAACCCACTTCCTAAAGATCATGAGGGAGAAAGCGGCTCATATGCAGCATCTGATCGATGACCTGAGTGATTCTTTACAATTTGAGCAGGGTTCAGTTCCACTCGATAAAGAAAGCATAGATATTGTCGCTTTTCTTCATCGACTGGTTGAAGACATTAAACAGCAGCCTAATGCCCTGCATCATCAGTTTGATGTAAGCTCCGACAAAGAATCCTTTATGTATTCCTTCGACAGCTACCTGCTTAAAAGAGCCTTAACTAATTTTCTCATGAATGCGGTCATTCACAACGAAACGAAAACGAATATTACGGTGTCCCTCACCTGTGAGCTCAAGGCTATACATATCACGATTGCTGATGATGGGATCGGCATGAGTGAGAGTCAAATCGAGCATCTTTTTGAACGCTATTTTCGGGGGACCGCCACAGATATACCAACGGCTGGTACAGGACTAGGAATGGCTATTGCAAAGCAATTTATAGTTGCTCATCAGGGCAAGATTAAGGTGGATAGTACGTTGGGAGAAGGGACTTCCATTCAGGTTACTTTACCCTTAGTCAATTAA
- a CDS encoding response regulator transcription factor, whose product MNHKLLLVDDEQGLLEMLNFLLKKEGFEHLYFAKDGKEALAYVDEISFDLIVLDIMLPDIDGFELCRRLREITQVPILFLSAKTMDLDKIMGLTIGGDDYITKPFNPLEVVARIKAHLRRQELAKAQQSSTELNIYDYGVFQLYRQEGKLVVNGEHVPCPAKEFELLAFLCEHPNQVFSIQGLYEKIWGLESFGDDNTVMVHIRRLRKKIEHDPTQPEFLINIRGFGYKLNGSRKELSE is encoded by the coding sequence ATGAATCACAAATTACTACTGGTAGACGATGAACAGGGATTGCTAGAAATGCTTAACTTTCTTTTGAAGAAAGAAGGCTTTGAGCACCTCTATTTCGCTAAGGATGGCAAGGAAGCTCTTGCTTACGTGGACGAAATAAGCTTCGATCTTATTGTTTTAGATATTATGCTTCCCGATATCGATGGCTTTGAATTATGTAGGCGTTTACGTGAAATCACGCAGGTTCCTATTCTGTTTTTATCTGCTAAAACGATGGATTTAGATAAAATTATGGGGCTAACGATTGGCGGTGATGATTATATCACCAAACCGTTTAACCCTTTGGAGGTTGTCGCTCGAATAAAAGCACATTTAAGACGGCAGGAGCTAGCTAAGGCTCAGCAATCATCTACTGAGTTAAACATATACGATTACGGGGTTTTTCAGTTATATAGGCAAGAGGGAAAGCTGGTTGTGAACGGTGAGCATGTCCCATGCCCTGCAAAGGAGTTTGAGCTATTAGCGTTTCTTTGTGAGCATCCGAATCAGGTATTTAGCATACAGGGTCTCTATGAAAAAATTTGGGGACTAGAAAGCTTTGGCGATGATAATACGGTCATGGTCCATATCCGCAGGCTACGGAAGAAAATTGAACATGACCCTACACAGCCGGAGTTTTTAATTAATATTCGTGGATTCGGTTATAAATTAAACGGTTCGCGCAAGGAGCTGAGCGAATGA
- a CDS encoding CDP-alcohol phosphatidyltransferase family protein yields MNIPNTITLTRFFFIPIYIYVFFSGWVDANLYAFFILLLAGCSDILDGYLARRNNQITALGQILDPLADKLMMMSVIITFLIDQRISLLAASIFVLRDVITILLMSMLHAKKSRNLLPANKFGKASTCLFYLSFLFLMFEWPFGQELLWVGLLFSFLTSFIYANLYFFKHKSRTDTYVRTPTAINSTRSSRIKL; encoded by the coding sequence ATGAACATCCCTAACACGATCACTCTTACAAGATTCTTCTTTATTCCTATATATATTTATGTCTTCTTTTCCGGATGGGTCGATGCCAATCTGTATGCTTTCTTCATTTTGCTTCTAGCAGGATGTAGTGACATTTTGGACGGGTATTTGGCTCGCCGAAACAATCAAATTACCGCTTTAGGGCAAATATTAGATCCTTTAGCAGATAAATTAATGATGATGAGTGTCATTATAACGTTTCTAATCGACCAGCGAATATCTTTGCTGGCAGCAAGTATTTTCGTTTTACGTGACGTGATCACAATTCTCCTCATGAGCATGCTACATGCAAAGAAGAGCAGGAATCTTCTCCCCGCTAATAAGTTTGGGAAAGCAAGTACCTGCCTCTTCTATTTATCCTTTCTTTTCTTGATGTTTGAATGGCCTTTTGGGCAGGAGCTATTGTGGGTTGGGCTTTTATTTTCTTTTTTAACTAGCTTTATTTATGCAAACCTTTATTTCTTTAAACATAAATCACGTACAGACACCTATGTAAGAACACCTACTGCAATCAACTCCACAAGGAGCTCACGGATTAAGCTATAA
- a CDS encoding alpha/beta hydrolase, whose amino-acid sequence METCLMIHGFTGGEFEIAPLSEFLQAQYFKTKTFELKGLTGSRSEMMSSNRFDWIEKAETELKKIIKNGKSVHLIGFSTGAIIATHLSVKYKEHVKSLTLLATPIFTFNVKEIVKTFFQADKVKNYVKKFLHTPYCATREFKKIVQESLNLYKQVEAPTLIIQGDSDHLVQAKSANYLYLTIGAKKKKLLLVEKCGHLICLSKNQSQVFHEVYSFISNYHYQRLSSCS is encoded by the coding sequence ATGGAAACTTGCTTAATGATTCACGGTTTTACGGGGGGAGAGTTCGAAATTGCTCCACTATCAGAATTTTTGCAGGCCCAATACTTTAAAACGAAAACGTTTGAGCTTAAAGGGCTAACTGGATCAAGATCAGAAATGATGTCCTCAAATCGCTTTGATTGGATTGAGAAGGCAGAAACGGAACTAAAAAAAATCATTAAAAACGGTAAAAGTGTGCATTTAATTGGCTTCTCTACTGGAGCGATCATCGCTACGCATTTGTCTGTTAAATACAAAGAGCATGTTAAATCATTGACTTTACTAGCTACACCTATATTTACATTTAACGTTAAGGAGATTGTAAAAACATTTTTTCAAGCAGATAAAGTAAAGAATTATGTAAAAAAGTTCCTACACACTCCCTATTGTGCAACAAGAGAATTCAAAAAAATCGTGCAGGAATCCCTGAATCTGTACAAACAGGTGGAGGCCCCCACTTTAATTATTCAGGGTGATTCTGATCATTTGGTACAAGCAAAAAGCGCTAACTACCTCTACTTAACCATCGGAGCAAAAAAGAAAAAACTTCTACTTGTAGAGAAGTGTGGTCACTTGATTTGCTTAAGTAAAAATCAATCTCAGGTTTTTCATGAGGTATATTCCTTCATTAGCAACTATCATTATCAGCGCCTTAGTAGCTGTTCCTAA
- a CDS encoding DMT family transporter: protein MKKSWTMVLVAAFFEVFWVMGLKHAYDVWTWLGTVIAIGVSFSLLILSGRKLPVGTVYAVFVGLGTAGTMVAEIVFFAEPIKLAKILLVLLLLIGVIGLKLVTKPEDQKVKGVDR, encoded by the coding sequence ATGAAAAAAAGCTGGACAATGGTTTTAGTGGCTGCCTTTTTTGAGGTGTTTTGGGTCATGGGATTAAAGCATGCCTATGATGTGTGGACATGGTTAGGAACCGTAATCGCTATAGGAGTAAGCTTTTCTCTACTGATATTATCAGGAAGAAAGCTTCCCGTCGGTACCGTTTACGCTGTATTTGTTGGACTTGGGACGGCGGGAACGATGGTGGCTGAGATCGTCTTTTTTGCTGAGCCAATCAAGCTAGCAAAAATTCTTTTGGTTCTGCTGCTTCTAATCGGAGTGATTGGCTTGAAGCTAGTGACTAAGCCTGAGGATCAGAAGGTGAAAGGGGTGGATCGATAA